A single Columba livia isolate bColLiv1 breed racing homer chromosome 22, bColLiv1.pat.W.v2, whole genome shotgun sequence DNA region contains:
- the INKA2 gene encoding PAK4-inhibitor INKA2 isoform X2 — translation MDQHLRRLKQELLSMKEVGDGLHEQMNCMMGALQELKLLQVQTALEQLDISGSRGAIPGTGQHRCCRSGRDEPGGRQDEASLEEHGPTSLLCAGPRPVGSSHPAALSERSHLGDTPSSFRSFCSEGVCHPKGHSSASRVEHVRPRTLEPSSQGTAGGWLSCQECPGCDDGHDWTSSLMSQSRNRQPLVLGDNIFADLVGNWLDLPELDKKGEKSEGSLSMSRSQELCRKFSLTANIFKKFLRSVRPDRDRLLKEKPCWLPPEDKQPEISKRPKKMNKFKGTFYFPLHGNIQSHHSKAERCPKVESNSDKTKPGTKKVHETIDYTQSGFDINTAVWV, via the coding sequence CTCTCCATGAAGGAGGTCGGGGACGGGCTGCACGAGCAGATGAACTGCATGATGGGCGCCCTGCAGGAGCTGAAACTCCTCCAGGTGCAGACAGCTTTGGAGCAGTTGGACATCTCGGGGAGCCGAGGCGCCATTCCTGGCACTGGGCAGCACCGGTGCTGCCGAAGCGGCAGAGATGAGCCCGGGGGCCGGCAGGACGAGGCATCGCTGGAGGAGCACGGCCCCACGTCCCTCCTGTGTGCCGGGCCACGGCCGGTGGGTTCATCCCATCCCGCTGCGCTCTCCGAGCGCTcccaccttggggacaccccgtCCTCCTTCAGGAGCTTCTGCAGTGAGGGTGTTTGTCACCCAAAAGGACATTCCTCCGCTTCCAGAGTGGAGCACGTCCGCCCGAGGACActggagcccagcagccagGGCACGGCTGGGGGGTGGCTGTCGTGCCAGGAGTGCCCGGGGTGTGACGATGGCCACGACTGGACATCGTCCCTCATGTCCCAGAGCAGGAATCGGCAGCCGCTGGTCCTGGGGGATAACATCTTTGCAGACTTGGTTGGGAACTGGTTGGATCTGCCCGAGCTGGATAAGAAGGGGGAGAAGAGCGAGGGGTCCCTGTCCATGAGCAGAtcccaggagctctgcaggAAGTTCTCCCTCACAGCCAACATCTTCAAGAAGTTCCTGAGGAGCGTTCGGCCAGACCGAGACAGGCTCCTCAAGGAGAAACCTTGCTGGCTTCCTCCTGAAGACAAACAGCCCGAAATTTCCAAGAGACCCAAAAAGATGAACAAATTCAAGGGGACATTTTACTTCCCACTTCACGGGAACATCCAGAGCCAtcacagcaaagcagagagGTGCCCGAAGGTGGAAAGCAACAGCGACAAAACCAAACCTGGCACTAAGAAAGTCCATGAGACCATAGACTACACCCAGTCTGGATTTGACATCAATACAGCTGTTTGGGTCTGA
- the INKA2 gene encoding PAK4-inhibitor INKA2 isoform X1, with amino-acid sequence MRALPFQSRVFHRKPIASGMCGVPLIGIHSEASTCKCFRAGTAPADTATHPTQGRSDLRSIALIPSLGSSFGQAGPALCSSTSACRKYRRPCSPPLERLWIFVDAMWFVRICRAGVGLSMKEVGDGLHEQMNCMMGALQELKLLQVQTALEQLDISGSRGAIPGTGQHRCCRSGRDEPGGRQDEASLEEHGPTSLLCAGPRPVGSSHPAALSERSHLGDTPSSFRSFCSEGVCHPKGHSSASRVEHVRPRTLEPSSQGTAGGWLSCQECPGCDDGHDWTSSLMSQSRNRQPLVLGDNIFADLVGNWLDLPELDKKGEKSEGSLSMSRSQELCRKFSLTANIFKKFLRSVRPDRDRLLKEKPCWLPPEDKQPEISKRPKKMNKFKGTFYFPLHGNIQSHHSKAERCPKVESNSDKTKPGTKKVHETIDYTQSGFDINTAVWV; translated from the exons ATGAGAGCTCTCCCGTTCCAGTCGCGTGTTTTCCACCGTAAGCCGATAGCTTCTGGCATGTGTGGTGTCCCTTTGATTGGAATTCATTCAGAAGCTTCCACATGCAAATGTTTCAGAGCTGGGACAGCCCCAGCTGACACAGCCACTCATCCCACCCAGGGCCGCTCGGATCTCAGATCCATCGCCCTCATCCCCAGCCTGGGGAGCAGTTTTGGACAAGCTGGGCCAGCTCTCTGCAGCTCAACCTCTGCGTGCAGGAAATACAGAAGACCTTGTTCACCTCCTCTGGAAAGGCTCTGGATATTTGTGGACGCAATGTGGTTTGTAAGAATATGCAGGGCTGGTGTTGGA CTCTCCATGAAGGAGGTCGGGGACGGGCTGCACGAGCAGATGAACTGCATGATGGGCGCCCTGCAGGAGCTGAAACTCCTCCAGGTGCAGACAGCTTTGGAGCAGTTGGACATCTCGGGGAGCCGAGGCGCCATTCCTGGCACTGGGCAGCACCGGTGCTGCCGAAGCGGCAGAGATGAGCCCGGGGGCCGGCAGGACGAGGCATCGCTGGAGGAGCACGGCCCCACGTCCCTCCTGTGTGCCGGGCCACGGCCGGTGGGTTCATCCCATCCCGCTGCGCTCTCCGAGCGCTcccaccttggggacaccccgtCCTCCTTCAGGAGCTTCTGCAGTGAGGGTGTTTGTCACCCAAAAGGACATTCCTCCGCTTCCAGAGTGGAGCACGTCCGCCCGAGGACActggagcccagcagccagGGCACGGCTGGGGGGTGGCTGTCGTGCCAGGAGTGCCCGGGGTGTGACGATGGCCACGACTGGACATCGTCCCTCATGTCCCAGAGCAGGAATCGGCAGCCGCTGGTCCTGGGGGATAACATCTTTGCAGACTTGGTTGGGAACTGGTTGGATCTGCCCGAGCTGGATAAGAAGGGGGAGAAGAGCGAGGGGTCCCTGTCCATGAGCAGAtcccaggagctctgcaggAAGTTCTCCCTCACAGCCAACATCTTCAAGAAGTTCCTGAGGAGCGTTCGGCCAGACCGAGACAGGCTCCTCAAGGAGAAACCTTGCTGGCTTCCTCCTGAAGACAAACAGCCCGAAATTTCCAAGAGACCCAAAAAGATGAACAAATTCAAGGGGACATTTTACTTCCCACTTCACGGGAACATCCAGAGCCAtcacagcaaagcagagagGTGCCCGAAGGTGGAAAGCAACAGCGACAAAACCAAACCTGGCACTAAGAAAGTCCATGAGACCATAGACTACACCCAGTCTGGATTTGACATCAATACAGCTGTTTGGGTCTGA
- the INKA2 gene encoding PAK4-inhibitor INKA2 isoform X3 encodes MKEVGDGLHEQMNCMMGALQELKLLQVQTALEQLDISGSRGAIPGTGQHRCCRSGRDEPGGRQDEASLEEHGPTSLLCAGPRPVGSSHPAALSERSHLGDTPSSFRSFCSEGVCHPKGHSSASRVEHVRPRTLEPSSQGTAGGWLSCQECPGCDDGHDWTSSLMSQSRNRQPLVLGDNIFADLVGNWLDLPELDKKGEKSEGSLSMSRSQELCRKFSLTANIFKKFLRSVRPDRDRLLKEKPCWLPPEDKQPEISKRPKKMNKFKGTFYFPLHGNIQSHHSKAERCPKVESNSDKTKPGTKKVHETIDYTQSGFDINTAVWV; translated from the coding sequence ATGAAGGAGGTCGGGGACGGGCTGCACGAGCAGATGAACTGCATGATGGGCGCCCTGCAGGAGCTGAAACTCCTCCAGGTGCAGACAGCTTTGGAGCAGTTGGACATCTCGGGGAGCCGAGGCGCCATTCCTGGCACTGGGCAGCACCGGTGCTGCCGAAGCGGCAGAGATGAGCCCGGGGGCCGGCAGGACGAGGCATCGCTGGAGGAGCACGGCCCCACGTCCCTCCTGTGTGCCGGGCCACGGCCGGTGGGTTCATCCCATCCCGCTGCGCTCTCCGAGCGCTcccaccttggggacaccccgtCCTCCTTCAGGAGCTTCTGCAGTGAGGGTGTTTGTCACCCAAAAGGACATTCCTCCGCTTCCAGAGTGGAGCACGTCCGCCCGAGGACActggagcccagcagccagGGCACGGCTGGGGGGTGGCTGTCGTGCCAGGAGTGCCCGGGGTGTGACGATGGCCACGACTGGACATCGTCCCTCATGTCCCAGAGCAGGAATCGGCAGCCGCTGGTCCTGGGGGATAACATCTTTGCAGACTTGGTTGGGAACTGGTTGGATCTGCCCGAGCTGGATAAGAAGGGGGAGAAGAGCGAGGGGTCCCTGTCCATGAGCAGAtcccaggagctctgcaggAAGTTCTCCCTCACAGCCAACATCTTCAAGAAGTTCCTGAGGAGCGTTCGGCCAGACCGAGACAGGCTCCTCAAGGAGAAACCTTGCTGGCTTCCTCCTGAAGACAAACAGCCCGAAATTTCCAAGAGACCCAAAAAGATGAACAAATTCAAGGGGACATTTTACTTCCCACTTCACGGGAACATCCAGAGCCAtcacagcaaagcagagagGTGCCCGAAGGTGGAAAGCAACAGCGACAAAACCAAACCTGGCACTAAGAAAGTCCATGAGACCATAGACTACACCCAGTCTGGATTTGACATCAATACAGCTGTTTGGGTCTGA